A genomic stretch from Deinococcus metalli includes:
- a CDS encoding ABC transporter substrate-binding protein, whose protein sequence is MKTTRSRTVITLGALLAMASGATHVLTAHAQSATELVFWGGWTGEGEQQIQTMVRAYNKSQNKVHVTYVPQQDVVTKFLTASAAGNAPDVMIWDRFETALYAPKNVLAPVNAYLTRDRIDTSGFYGEALRELSVGNTVYGLPLTVDARALFYNKKLLTAAGVQPPKTWADLRAAAIKLTKRDASGKLLVSGFALDDVGLFSMWLKQAGGSMLTPDGKKTAFNSPAGLKVLEFWDTLLNKDKVYEIGFGRGEGNAQDPFVTGKIAMGYNGPWNISSYRKYGKELDFGIAPPPKGPTGAQGAGMGGFGLALTQASKNKDAGWDFIKWWLATPANALMWGKSSNNIPGNLRAAGDAYFQKDAFWKPITDTLKFATIRPPVPGYPPMEGQALIPNIQLFLEGKQDAKTALQKAQIAGDRILADNAAK, encoded by the coding sequence ATGAAGACCACCCGTTCGCGTACCGTCATCACGCTGGGCGCCCTGCTGGCAATGGCCAGCGGCGCCACCCACGTTCTCACTGCCCACGCGCAGAGCGCCACGGAACTCGTGTTCTGGGGCGGCTGGACGGGGGAAGGTGAACAGCAGATCCAGACCATGGTGCGTGCATATAACAAGTCGCAGAACAAGGTGCACGTGACCTACGTGCCGCAGCAGGATGTCGTGACCAAGTTCCTGACCGCGTCGGCCGCTGGGAATGCTCCGGACGTCATGATCTGGGACCGTTTTGAAACGGCGCTGTACGCTCCGAAAAACGTGCTGGCCCCCGTCAACGCCTACCTGACCCGCGACCGCATCGACACCAGCGGGTTCTACGGCGAGGCGCTGCGCGAACTCAGCGTGGGCAACACCGTCTACGGCCTGCCCCTCACGGTAGACGCCCGCGCGCTGTTCTACAACAAAAAGCTGCTCACGGCCGCCGGAGTGCAGCCGCCGAAGACCTGGGCGGACCTGCGCGCCGCCGCGATCAAGTTGACCAAGCGCGACGCCAGCGGCAAGCTCCTCGTGTCCGGCTTCGCGCTCGACGACGTGGGCCTGTTCAGCATGTGGCTCAAGCAGGCCGGCGGCAGCATGCTCACGCCGGACGGCAAGAAGACCGCCTTCAACAGTCCGGCTGGACTCAAGGTGCTGGAATTCTGGGACACCCTGCTGAACAAGGACAAGGTCTACGAGATCGGCTTCGGACGCGGTGAGGGCAACGCCCAGGACCCGTTCGTGACGGGCAAGATCGCCATGGGCTACAACGGCCCGTGGAACATCAGCTCGTACCGCAAGTACGGCAAGGAACTCGACTTCGGCATCGCGCCGCCGCCCAAAGGCCCGACCGGCGCGCAGGGTGCCGGCATGGGCGGCTTCGGCCTCGCGCTCACACAGGCGTCCAAGAACAAGGACGCCGGCTGGGACTTCATCAAGTGGTGGCTGGCCACCCCCGCCAACGCGCTGATGTGGGGCAAATCCAGCAACAATATCCCCGGCAACCTGCGCGCCGCCGGCGACGCGTACTTCCAGAAGGACGCGTTCTGGAAACCCATCACCGACACGCTGAAATTTGCGACCATCCGGCCGCCCGTGCCCGGCTATCCACCCATGGAAGGCCAGGCGCTGATTCCCAACATTCAGCTGTTCCTGGAGGGCAAGCAGGACGCCAAGACCGCGCTTCAGAAGGCCCAGATCGCCGGCGACCGCATTCTCGCGGACAACGCCGCCAAGTAG